In Clostridium sp. SY8519, one genomic interval encodes:
- a CDS encoding LysR family transcriptional regulator: protein MTIAQIKYFIAVAKCLSFTKAAEQLFITQPALSRHIRNMEEELNIQLFVRTGSGIHLTPAGISLFEGFSSIYESYTGQVARAEKIQAGLSGRLKIGVLSQTNIADFMPLIYHDFQKNHPNVDLWFTQGSFSSLLDGLYAGDLDLVFTLQFEIERKKSIVYQYVDHSRDHIVLSRYHPLAAREDLVLEDLKDEKFVMISPEDNPESSGLIFDLCKRHGFVPQAVYATSLEEQILWIEAGIGVTILDSRCELKNNREVKFYEMDSNWDPSLVLCWNQHNYNPLIAVFLQKMNEVLGLEDEEIHGIEE, encoded by the coding sequence ATGACGATTGCACAGATCAAATATTTTATCGCTGTGGCGAAGTGCCTCAGTTTTACAAAAGCGGCGGAACAGCTGTTTATTACCCAGCCGGCGCTGAGCCGCCATATCCGTAATATGGAGGAAGAGCTGAATATCCAGCTTTTTGTCCGCACCGGAAGCGGAATTCATCTGACTCCGGCGGGAATATCACTGTTTGAGGGATTTTCGTCAATCTATGAGTCCTATACCGGTCAGGTGGCCCGGGCGGAAAAGATTCAGGCCGGACTCAGCGGCCGGCTGAAAATCGGTGTGCTTTCACAGACGAATATCGCGGATTTTATGCCCCTGATCTATCATGATTTTCAGAAAAATCATCCGAATGTGGATCTTTGGTTTACCCAGGGGTCATTTTCTTCGCTTCTGGACGGGCTGTATGCCGGGGACCTGGACCTGGTATTTACGCTGCAGTTTGAAATCGAACGGAAAAAAAGCATCGTCTATCAGTATGTGGATCATTCCAGAGACCATATTGTGCTCAGCCGCTATCATCCGCTGGCAGCCCGGGAAGATCTGGTTCTGGAGGATCTGAAAGATGAGAAATTCGTCATGATTTCCCCGGAGGACAATCCGGAGTCTTCCGGACTGATTTTTGATCTGTGCAAGAGGCATGGGTTTGTGCCCCAGGCCGTTTATGCCACTTCCCTGGAGGAGCAGATCCTCTGGATCGAGGCAGGAATCGGCGTAACGATTCTGGATTCCCGCTGCGAACTGAAAAACAACCGGGAAGTGAAATTTTATGAAATGGACAGCAACTGGGATCCGTCCCTGGTTCTGTGCTGGAACCAGCACAATTACAATCCCTTAATCGCGGTCTTTCTTCAGAAGATGAACGAAGTTCTGGGACTGGAGGATGAGGAGATCCACGGAATTGAGGAATAA